The genomic window CCCCAAAGTTCAATTCTCCTGTTAAAAAGAATCTCATCAATTAAAGCCTGTCCTGTATTTACCGAAATCACCGCACTTGGGTCTCTTTGTTTAACCAGGTTAAATAAAACCGTTCTGGCAGCAGCCTCACTTCCAGGAGTTTTTGCATAAGCCTCCGCCAAAATCAGGTACATTTCTGAGGTACGCATTAAAGGAACATCGCCTAAAGATGGTCCACCTACTTCTTTAACTGAAAATTTACGGCTCATATAAGGTTGACGAGCAAAATTTGTGGCAGGTAATGGGAAATTTACTGTTGTTGGTACTGGTTCCCACATCTTTTTCCGAACATCAGTCGCTGATATCTGATTATATAATGCAGCATTAATCCTTTTTGGATTGCCACGCATAAAGCTTGTATTTGCGTTGTAAGCGATTTGCGCAAAATATGACCCAAATGTATCACCTTGATCTAATGTCGGCATAGAAGACCATATAAACTCACCTAATGCAGCATTATTAAAGCCCGCCTGATAATCAGTAACGGACAATAGCGGATATTGGTTGGCATCTACAATATCTTTGGCATATTTAATGGCATTGGGATAATCCTGCATAACCAGGGCAACCCTTGCTCTAATACCTTTTGCTACCGTTGCCCCGGCGTGACTCTTATTCGACGCTGCGGCATTGAGCGAAATAGCTGTTTCTAAGTCGCTAACAATTGCAGCATAAACACTTTCTACTGTTGCGCGTGGTTGATTGGTATCGGTTGAGGCCAATAAAAGTGGCACACCAAGCTGATTGTTCGGCTTCGCTGCCCCGTCGTAACGTTTACCAAAAAGCTGTACCAAACCAAAATAAGCGTATCCTCTTAAAGTTAGTGCTTCAGCCTTCACAGTATTTTTATCTGCAGCTGCACCTGAGGCCTGATCAATGTTATCGATAATGTAATTCACATTTCCGATAATTCGGTAATAGGTACGGTACATATACGTTAACAAGGTGCTGTTATCGGTACGATGACTAATCCACGATCCCCCATCTGAAGTATACCAGTTGGATGAGGATATGCCAATATCTTCGCCCATAAAGTCCATGTAAAGCATAATACCACCTACACCGGGTTTGTTTTGCTGCGCATTATCTGGTACAGTGGTAGAACGCTCAAACATATAGCGGTAAACGCCATTTAAGGCATTTTTTGCATTTGCAGCAGAAGTAAATAAAGCCGAATTGTCAACCTGATCTGTCGGTTTTGTATCGAGATAATCTTTTTTACAGGCCGTAATGCTTAATAGGCTGAAACCTGCAAAAAGTAAATATTTTTTATATTTCATGATAGTAGCTTTTAAAGTGAAACATTGATTCCGAAACTAATCATCCGCGAAGGCACATAATTAGTTGTATTTAAGCCCGTGAACGATTCGGTCGGATCCATTCCTTTGCGTTTTGAAATTAAGCCCAGGTTTTCACCCGCAGCAAACACCCTAACATTGCTTAAAGTGGCTCCTTTAATCCAGCTTTGTGGTAAGGTATAAGATAGATTTACGTTGCGGAAAGCAATGTAAGAAGCATCGACCAACCAACGGCTGGAGGTGCCGTTAAACTGGCCGGAACGCCCAATATCCAATCGTGGAATATCGGTAACCTGGCCAGGTGTCATCCATGAGTTTAATGCATCAACGTGCAAGGCCGAACCATAGGTGGTAGCCATTAGCCCCTGATAGTTCTGATCAAAGAATTTACCCCCTATCTGATACGTGATTAGGAATGATAGCCCAAAGTTTTTATAATTAAAAGTATTGGTAACCGATCCGTATAAATCTGGAATGGCAGAGCCGGAATAATCGGAACGGGCATTGTTAATATCCGTAGTTAAAACACGGCCATTAACCGTACGCAGATTGGTTGTTACGCCAGCATTAGGCTCAAATAAAGCCGAACCATCAGTTGGATCTACTCCGGCCCATTGGCGCAGATAATAGGCGTAAATGTCGCGTCCAACTTCAAGTCTTTTCGTTCCACTGGTTACGGTTGGCGTTTCTGCCGGCATTTTGGTGATTTTGTTTTTTAACCAGGACCAATTGCTTAATAAGTTCCAATTGAAGTTTTCAGATTTTAAAATATCACCGCTTAATTGCAGATCGATCCCAGTATTATACATAGAACCAATATTGCGACGGATAGAAGTGATTGGATCAGACAACGGCTGAGGTACCGCAAACAATAAGTTTGATGAGCCACGTTTAAAATACTCAATTTCACCCCTCAGGCGATTTCTAAATAAACCAAAAGCTATTCCGGTGTTAAAAGTATTTACCGATTCCCATTTTAACTCTGGCGTTGCAGCTGTGGCCAATAACAAACCTGGCTCGCTGCCATTGTTCCAGCCTAATTCGTAAAAAGCCTGGTAATTGTAGTAAAGGCTATTGTGTTCAAAAAGGTTTGCATCAACTAAATTATCATTTCCTACTTCACCATAAGAAGCCTTCAGGCGTAAATCACTGATCCAACCCATGTTTTTCATGAAATCTTCCTTGTTAACTGCCCATGATGCTCCCGCAGAGAAAAATGTTCCCCATCTCGATTTTGATGATAAACGCGAAGTACCATCGCGACGGATAGAAGCGTCTACAAAGTATTTCTCCAAATAATTGTATCCCACTTTACCGAAATAAGATTCTACCCGATAAGTATCTTTATATCCTCCTGCATCACTGGGAGTTACAAAATTCGGGAACTCCGTATTTCCATCCAAAATCTGGCTTTGTTTAGTTGCGCTTAACCTGCGCCAATCGTAATCGTAGTTTTCATGTCCGGCCAAAGCATTTACACTATGATTACCAAATGTTTTGCTGTACGATAATACCTGATTGAATGTATAACTCTGCGTTGGTGTGCTCCGTTTGGTTGATGAACCACCAACGGTACTCCCGTCTCCTACAATCGGGTTTCGGTATTCACTGCTGTACGAATTAATGAAATCGATACTGAAGGTTGGTTTAAAAGTAAAATCTTTTAAAAATTTGATCTCGGCATATGCCCTACCATTTAAGGCAAGCCTGCGGCTGGTTACATCGTTTTGCAAAGTTTCATAAATTACATTTCGGCCGGCTAAAGCACCTTGTGGCCTATTAACTGAGCCAGGGTTTCCTCCGTAATCATACCATTGCTCGCCTGTGGTAGTTAAAACCGGATTGCCATTGGCATCAAAAGCATGTATTGGATAAATAGGACCAATAGTTCTGGCAAAATTGAAAACATTCACAAAAGCAGTGGCACTTCCGGTTGAGGCGTCTTGTGCTAAATTTCCGTTCGATAAGCTTCCTGAAAGGTTTACGCCTGTTTTTAACCATGGTCGTAATTGAGTATTGGCATTAACACGGGCATTAAACCGCTCGAAATCGGTTTTAATTAAATAACCATTATCCTTCAGGTAATTCATAGAGAAATAATAGTCCGTTTTTTCATTTTTAGCGCTCGAATTAACATTAAACTCAGTCCGTTTTCCAACACGCGAAGCTTGCTTAAACCAATCGAAGTCATCATAACGCAATTGTGCATTAGGATTCAATTTGCCATCTACACCTACAATCTGGTTGTTTGGCACGTTAAAAGGATTATATATCAATTGACCTTGGATGGTATTGGAAGCTTGCGTAGCTGCCGCAGACTCGCTTATGCCAGTTCCTGTGG from Flavobacterium sp. W4I14 includes these protein-coding regions:
- a CDS encoding hypothetical protein (product_source=Hypo-rule applied; cleavage_site_network=SignalP-noTM; ko=KO:K21572; pfam=PF07980,PF14322; superfamily=48452), coding for MKYKKYLLFAGFSLLSITACKKDYLDTKPTDQVDNSALFTSAANAKNALNGVYRYMFERSTTVPDNAQQNKPGVGGIMLYMDFMGEDIGISSSNWYTSDGGSWISHRTDNSTLLTYMYRTYYRIIGNVNYIIDNIDQASGAAADKNTVKAEALTLRGYAYFGLVQLFGKRYDGAAKPNNQLGVPLLLASTDTNQPRATVESVYAAIVSDLETAISLNAAASNKSHAGATVAKGIRARVALVMQDYPNAIKYAKDIVDANQYPLLSVTDYQAGFNNAALGEFIWSSMPTLDQGDTFGSYFAQIAYNANTSFMRGNPKRINAALYNQISATDVRKKMWEPVPTTVNFPLPATNFARQPYMSRKFSVKEVGGPSLGDVPLMRTSEMYLILAEAYAKTPGSEAAARTVLFNLVKQRDPSAVISVNTGQALIDEILFNRRIELWGEGHRWLDLKRLNLPLDRTVVPNYVSASVAGTLTIPAGDVKWQFLIPRAEMEANSGLAGQQNP
- a CDS encoding TonB-linked SusC/RagA family outer membrane protein (product_source=TIGR04056; cath_funfam=2.170.130.10,2.60.40.1120; cleavage_site_network=SignalP-noTM; cog=COG1629; pfam=PF00593,PF07715,PF13715; superfamily=49464,56935; tigrfam=TIGR04056) is translated as MKQKLLLILMVTVLSYLNAVAQNRTITGKVVDADDGLPLPGVSIKIKGTAQLTQTTGQGTFSISVPANAQTLVLSYVGYTEQEVRITGETLNIRMVSSSKNLQDVIVVAYGTSKKEAITGSVATLNAKQLENRIITNVTNVLSGVAPGVVTTSGNGQPGSSSAIRIRGFGSISASNSPLFVLDGSVYDGELGDINANDIESISLLKDASSSALYGSRAANGVVIITTKKGKSGTPTLNASYSQGFSKRGIPEYDRVGALDYYPLMWQALKNSLVYPATGTGISESAAATQASNTIQGQLIYNPFNVPNNQIVGVDGKLNPNAQLRYDDFDWFKQASRVGKRTEFNVNSSAKNEKTDYYFSMNYLKDNGYLIKTDFERFNARVNANTQLRPWLKTGVNLSGSLSNGNLAQDASTGSATAFVNVFNFARTIGPIYPIHAFDANGNPVLTTTGEQWYDYGGNPGSVNRPQGALAGRNVIYETLQNDVTSRRLALNGRAYAEIKFLKDFTFKPTFSIDFINSYSSEYRNPIVGDGSTVGGSSTKRSTPTQSYTFNQVLSYSKTFGNHSVNALAGHENYDYDWRRLSATKQSQILDGNTEFPNFVTPSDAGGYKDTYRVESYFGKVGYNYLEKYFVDASIRRDGTSRLSSKSRWGTFFSAGASWAVNKEDFMKNMGWISDLRLKASYGEVGNDNLVDANLFEHNSLYYNYQAFYELGWNNGSEPGLLLATAATPELKWESVNTFNTGIAFGLFRNRLRGEIEYFKRGSSNLLFAVPQPLSDPITSIRRNIGSMYNTGIDLQLSGDILKSENFNWNLLSNWSWLKNKITKMPAETPTVTSGTKRLEVGRDIYAYYLRQWAGVDPTDGSALFEPNAGVTTNLRTVNGRVLTTDINNARSDYSGSAIPDLYGSVTNTFNYKNFGLSFLITYQIGGKFFDQNYQGLMATTYGSALHVDALNSWMTPGQVTDIPRLDIGRSGQFNGTSSRWLVDASYIAFRNVNLSYTLPQSWIKGATLSNVRVFAAGENLGLISKRKGMDPTESFTGLNTTNYVPSRMISFGINVSL